In Anomaloglossus baeobatrachus isolate aAnoBae1 chromosome 6, aAnoBae1.hap1, whole genome shotgun sequence, the genomic stretch atacccaagcatggtagtgcccgctcatcactagttaccagtactgagcacccgagcatggtagtgcccgctcatcactagttaccagtacagagcacccgagcatggtagtgcccactcatcactagttaccagtactgagcacccgagcatggtagtgcccactcatcactagttaccagtactgagcacccgagcatggtagtgcccgctcattactagttaccagtactgagcacccgagcatggtagtgcccactcatcactagttaccagtactgagcacccgagcatggtagtgcccgctcatcactagttaccagtactgagcacccgagcatggtagtgcccgctcatcactagttaccagtactgagcacccgagcatggtagtgcccactcatcactagttaccagtactgagcacccgagcatggtagtgcccgctcattactagttaccagtactgagcacccgagcatggtagtgcccactcatcactagttaccagtactgagcacccgagcatggtagtgcccactcatcactagttaccagtactgagcacccgagcatggtagtgcccgctcatcactagttaccagtactgagcacccgagcatggtagtgcccactcatcactagttaccagtactgagcacccgagcatggtagtgcccgctcattactagttaccagtactgagcacccgagcatggtagtgcccactcatcactagttaccagtactgagcacccgagcatggtagtgcccactcatcactagttaccagtactgagcacctgagcatggtagtgcccactcatcactagttaccagtactgagcacccgagcatggtagtgcccgctcattactagttaccagtactgagcacccgagcatggtagtgcccgctcatcactagttacgagtactactgggcacctgagcatgttagtgcccactcatcactagttaccagtactgagcacccgagcatggtagtgcccgctcatcactagttaccagtactgagcacccaagcatggtagtgcccgctcatcactagttaccagtactgagcacccaagcatggtagtgcccgctcatcactagttaccagtactgagcacctgagcatggtagtgcccactcatcactagttaccagtacagagcacctgagcatggtagtgcccgctcatcactagttaccagtactgagcacctgagcatggtagtgcccgctcatcattagttactagtactgagcacctgagcatggtaatgctcactcatcactagttacaagtactgagcacccgagcatggtagtgcccgctcatcactagttacgagtactgagcacccgagcatggtagtgcccgctcatcactagttacaagtaccgagcacccgagcatggtagtgctcactcatcactagttaccagtactgagcactcgagcatggaagtgcccgctcttcactagttaccagtactgagcacccgagcatggtagtgcccgctcatcactagttaccagtactgagcacctgagcatggtagtgcccgctcatcactagttaccagtactgagcacccgagcatggtagtgcccgctcatcactagttaccagtactgagcacctgagcatggtagtgctcactcatcactagttacaagtactgagcacctgagcatggtagcgcccgctcatcactagttaccagtaccgagcccaaagcatggtagtgcccgctcaccactagttacaagtactgagcacctgagcatggtagtgcccgctcatcactagttaccagtactgagcacccgagcatggtagtgcccgctcatcactagttacaagtactgaccacccgagcatggtagtgtccgctcatcactagttaccagtactgaacactcgagcatggtagtgcccgctcatcactagttacaagtactgagcacccgagcatggtagtgcccgctcatcactagttacaagtaccgagcacccgagcatggtagtgcccgctcatcactagttacaagtaccgagcacccgagcatggtagtgcccgctcatcactagttatgaatactgagcacccgagcatggtagtgcccgctcatcactagttacgagtactgagcacccgagcatggtagtgcccgctcattactagttacaagtaccgagcacccgagcatggtagtgcccgctcatcactagttacaagtactgagcacccgagcatggtagtgcccgctcatcactagttaccagtactgagcaaccgagcatggtagtgcccgctcatcactaattaccagtactgagcacccgagcatggtagtgcccgctcatcactagttacgagtactgagcacccgagcatggtagtgcccgctcatcactagttaccagtactgagcacccgagcattgtagtgcccgctcatcactagttaccagtactgagcaaccgagcatggtagtgcccgctcatcactagttacgagtactgagcacccgagcatggtagtgctcgctcatcactagttaccagtactgagcacccgagcatggtagtgctcgctcatcactagttaccagtactgagcaaccgagcatggtagtgcccgctcatcactagttaccagtactgagcacccgagcatggtagtgcccgctcatcactagttaccagtactgagcaaccgagcatggtagtgcccgctcatcactagttacgagtactgagcacccgagcatggtagtgcccgctcatcactagttaccagtactgaacacccgagcatggtagtgcccgctcatcactagttacaagtactgagcacctgagcatggtagtgtccgctcatcactaattaccagtacggagcacccgagcatggtagtgcccgctcatcactagttaccagtactgagcacccgagcatggtagtgcccgctcatcactaattaccagtactgagcacccgagcatggtagtgcccgctcatcactagttacgagtactgagcacccgagcatggtagtgcccgctcatcactagttaccagtactgagcacccgagcatggtagtgcccgctcatcactagttaccagtactgagcacccgagcatggtagtgctcgctcatcactagttaccagtactgagcacctgagcatggtagtgcccgctcatcactagttaccagtactgttcacctaagcatggtagtgtccgctcatcactaattaccagtactgagcacctgagcatggtagtgcccactcatcactagttaccagtacagagcacctgagcatggtagtgcccgctcatcactagttaccagtactgtgcacctgagcatggtagtgtccgctcatcactaattaccagtactgagcacccgagcatggtagtgcccgctcatcactagttaccagtactgagcacccgagcatggtagtgcccgctcatcactagttatgagtactgagcacctgagcatggtagtgcccgctcatcactagttaccagtactgagcacccgagcatggtagtgcccgctcatcactagttaccagtactgagcacccgagcatggtagtgctcactcatcactagttacgagtactgagcacccgagcatggtagtgcccactcatcactagttacgagtaatgagcacccgagcatggtagtgcccactcatcactagttaccagtacagagcacctgagcatggtagtgcccgctcatcactagttaccagtactgagcacccgagcatggtagtgcccactcatcactagttacgagtactgagcacctgagcatggtagtgcccgctcatcactagttaccagtactgagcacccgagcatggtagtgcccgctcatcactagttacgagtactgagcacccgagcatggtagtgcccgctcatcactagttaccagtactgagcacccgagcatggtagtgcccgctcatcactagttaccagtactgagcacctgagcatggtagtgcccgctcatcactagttaccagtactgagcacccgagcatggtagtgcccgctcatcactagttaccagtactgagcacctgagcatggtagtgctcgctcatcactagttaccagtactgagcacccgagcatggtagtgcccactcatcactagttaccagtacagagcacctgagcatggtagtgcccgctcatcactagttaccagtactgagcacccgagcatggtagtgcccgctcatcactagttaccagtactgagcacccgagcatggtagtgcccgctcatcactagttaccagtactgagcacctgagcatggtagtgcccgctcatcactagttaccagtactgagcacccgagcatggtagtgctcgctcatcactagttaccagtactgagcaaccgagcatggtagtgcccgctcatcactagttaccagtactgagcacccgagcatggtagtgcccgctcatcactagttaccagtactgagcaaccgagcatggtagtgcccgctcatcactagttacgagtactgagcacccgagcatggtagtgcccgctcatcactagttatcagtactgagcacctgagcatggtagtgcccgctcatcactagttaccagtactgagcacctgagcatggtagtgcccgctcatcactagttaccagtactgagcacctgagcatggtagtgcccactcatcactagttacgagtactgagcacccgagcatggtagtgcccgctcctcactagttaccagtactgagcacctgagcatggtagtgcccgctcatcactagttaccagtactgagcacctgagcatggtagtgcccgctcatcactagttaccagtactgagcacccgagcatggtagtgcccgctcatcactagttaccagtactgagcacctgagcatggtagtgcccgctcatcactagttaccagtactgagcacctgagcatggtagtgcccgctcatcactagttaccagtactgagcacccgagcatggtagtgcccgctcatcactagttaccagtactgagcacctgagcatggtagtgcccgctcatcactagttaccagtactgagcacctgagcatggtagtgcccgctcatcactagttaccagtactgagcacccgaatatggtagtgcacgctcatcactagttacgagtactgagcacctgagcatggtagtgcccgctcatcactagttaccagtacagagcacctgagcatggtagtgcccgctcatcactagttaccagtactgagcacccgaatatggtagtgcacgctcatcactagttacgagtactgagcacctgagcatggtagtgcccgctcatcactagttaccagtacagagcacctgagcatggtagtgcccgctcatcactagttacgagtaccgagcatccgagcatggtagtgcccgctcatcactagttaccagtactgagcacctgagcatggtagtgcccgctcatcactagttaccagtaccgagcacccgagcatggtagtgtccgctcatcactagttaccagtactgagcacccgagcatggtagtgcccgctcatcactagttaccagtactgagcacctgagcatggtagtgcccgctcatcactagttacgagtactgagcacccgagcatggtagtgcccgctcatcactagttaccagtactgagcacccgagcatggtagtgcccgctcatcactagttggtaTATATTTATATGCTGGTGGCTGTGGGTGAAGCTGGGATCGGTTCTGTAATCAGTCACACTCCTCGGTGGaagaaaaactttttttaaaagatAATTTGCAATGATAATGAAGTCATCTCCCTGCGATGATGGATTGACGCCCGGCCCCTCGCTGCGCGCCATACAATGGGAACAGATGTGAAGCAGGTTTCCTCGTCTCTCTCATCTGAAGGAACGAGCCTGGGTGCAGGGTAATCCCCCTCGCCACCTTCCCACAGATAATATGCATGAGACGCTTAATTGACATCCCACTCAGAGAAATTGGAAGGTGTACGCTGTAATTTGTGCTCTGTTCACACAATCCCCCTCACATGGCATGTGGAGCTTGGAAGTACAGCATGGTGCGACCAGAAGCCGAGCCTGCGAGAAGGCATGAGTCACCCACAAAATTAGTCAGTGAGTAGGTGTTGAAGAACAGTGACTAAATAAGGCCAAAACTGCAGCTAGCCAGAGGAGAGGGGCGCAGCGctgaaaagagggaaaaaaaagctaAATGTGGAAAATTGCCGGATTTCAAAGAAAGCAGAGACATCTTAATAAAAACAAAGACGGAGAGCGAAGAAAGAAACAATGCGGAAAATGTTACAAGACAAAGGCATTCATAGACTGCCATTCAATGTGCAATGGATCCGTAGATATCGGGGGGTGGAGAGGTAATAAATGGGGACATACATTTTATGTAGCTTTCTATTATAGATCACTATGCACTTGTGTAATATCTACGGTTGGTCTTCAGAATCCAATATTTCTCCTACACCTGACAAAGGATGACAGCTCAGCCCCGATAGATGCAGACTAAGCTCAGCTGCAGTACCACAACCAACCTGTAGACAGAGGGGGCGCTGTTTATGAAATAAAGATTAATTCTGGACAACGTCTTCATCTATCATTATTTAAGGTACTGTCACGCACGGAGTAGAATATGTCCTTATATAATGTGATCAGaccaacaaaaacacaacaaaaagggggaaacaccggggtcacgatacaatggaggtccctgtttCTAGGAAGAGGGTAAGGGGGTATCTCCTGcagtcacctcaagctgactcctgagctccttagtgtccctatacaggttctctcaacctgttggcgagcaggatacctgagtCCCTCAGCTgggcctaaactcaccctggctagtgagtaggcagATGAGTTCACTAGACTAGCCACTAAAATAATAAACATGGAGGTAAAGGTAAGACAGATGAGGGGAAAAACAGAAGGATAAAAAAACACCAAACTTAACCGTAGAAGACAGAttctaaagtagcaggtggatggacAGAGGACAaagcctcagcagctccttccaccaagatggccaaagtagaaatgattctaacagcagcagggTCTGCTGGAAaagcagtatttaacctaaatgggtgtgGGCCCAAAGCAAGAGCATCTGACCtaccctgctcagagctgctggtaacaaaactgaaattaactccaGAGATGCCAAAGAAatggaaactttgtttaaatgaagTCTAGATGGAGattggaggctccagtcctaaggctgtcactagtctcaaaacagcagagagacGACCATGACAGGTACCGGCCTATTGCAAAACAGGAGAACCCCAATTATTGTCATGATGGCCATTTTAAAGAAATAGAGCCATTGGGTTCAAATCTACAGTAGAATGTTAGATTACATTTTATTTGGTTGGGTAATAAATTTAGATAAGATCTACTTGCAACTACATTTTAAATGGATCTGGTCTGATGATCACATGGAGCCTCCGATTAGTAGAACTCAGTTAGACGTTGGACTTGAACGTGGCAAGAAGTAATAGTCAGCCTATTTATTGAGGCTTATGGTGCTCAGAAGACTATGTCCAGCTCTACCTGCCACCCATATGGCGACTTATGAGTTGTGCTGTTTGGTAAACCCAATGGTGAAGTTGAGATTCAAACTTCTAAAGATTCATAATTTGTCAACAAAAATCATGGAAAATTCTTACTTTTCCTCCTTAAAGGACTGATTCAAATGGTGCGAAAGGAAGAAACTACCAAATTTCATCTTCTGTACTGTATTGATATTTCAGGTAATCCAAATACTCAACCATTTCTCAAGCCTTGACACTTTTTATGACTTTCGACCAGATTTCTATTATTCGGAATGTCCAGTGTATCTCTCACCGTTCTCTCGTGGTCATATTAATAGGCTATAGCTCATACTTCGAGTGATGGATTTGGTCAAGTAGAGATGAAGGGTTTCATCTCGTTTCAAAAAGTCCCATAACTTTGTTTAAGGAATTAGTTAAGTCCAGGGTTCTTGATCTAAAATAATAATTTAAGATGATTTATGGAGAAACTTCTTTCAAACGACCATCCAAAATGTCCATTGAATGGTCTTCTAGGTCAGCGGTCTACTTGAGGATGAAAATCCATCTTATGGGTGGTGGGGTCTTCCAATTTGAAGACGTTTCACTGTATTTCTTAAGCCCAATCCTGAGATCTAACACACAAACTGTAGAAAATAATCTCAATACTTTCCTCAATTGTCACATTAGCACTACACTTACTCCTTCGAGGAATAAACTCCACCTTGGATTCCCGACAGTCAACGATTTCGTATTTTGGATGTAGGTCTCATTCCCCCGTTGTTTTTTTTCATTATAAAAGTCAGCCTACGTATGACATATTATTCAACAGACTTGACTTTTCGTCAGCCTACTTCAATAAAATTTTCGAATTCCTTCCCCCTTACGATACCGACTGACCTAAATATTGTGAGTCAACGAGGCTGCGCCACCATCCCACTCGGCAAACAAGAGTGTCTATGCGAGTGTGTGTACTTCATGTAGGTGTGTGTACGGTGGGAGGACATGGTCCTTCACCCATCTGGTAAAAAAAATCAGATGAGACCTTTTTTGTCAAGTTCAGACAGGGAAGACGCGTAATATTCCGTGGGAGAAGTGTCTCCTGGTTATTATAGCTCAATTACGTATTTTCGCAGAAAGAGAGAAAAGGGAATTACACATTCTTCCAAAGCTGGAGTGTTCACAGCCTTCCAACGTGTTAGCTGAATCATAAGGAAGGGGGGGCATAGAATTGGCATCCCAATGTTCCGGTTGTCAGGGAGACAGAAGCTCCAACCAATGAGCGTCGTAAACGTAGAATGGGGTTTGCTGATAACTCACATGTCGAGCTCGGCAAGATACAGTATAAATACAGAGCCTGGAAAACTATCCTCACAAACTCAGATGCGAGCAGATAGGAAGTAGCTTTCTCTCTTCTCTTGCATTCGCACCGGCTTTCAAGGATCGTTACCGGCTCACTTTTAGCTCAAAGACTTTGTTTTTTCCGGTTGTGAGAAGAAACTTCTCTGCATCGAAGGCTTGGACAAGGTTTCTCCTAATCATCGGGATTCCTCCAAATGCTACAAAACTTCTGAAAACAACCGGACATTCTCCTTGGGTGATATCTATCTACCGTCTTTCCTATCTCTGCTCAACGTTTCAAAAAATTGCATTACTGAACTGAAAATCTGAAATTGTTACTTTGTATTCTGATCGAATTGTAGAATGTTTTTGGGATTTCTTGAAAGTGCTCTTAATTGAAAAGCATAGAGAGAAGTGTTGCATGCCTTTAGCAAGTCTGCTGCTCGGGGAAGTCAATCTCATTGACGATAACTTTTCCTAACAATTTCAAATTTGAATATTTTTGAAAATTTACTAAATTGTAACTATTTGTATCCAATTCTGACCATGGCAGCAAGTATGGCTCTCAGTGGCATCGTAGCACCCGCTCTCTCTGTGCCTGAACAAACTGTGGCTCTACAGATTGGTACTTGTAGTCCAGCAGAAATGTTGGACAGGGTCAGAAAGACGCAAGTGTATATTCTATCTGGGGTTTCCAGACAGGTTGAGAATGAGCTGAAAGGGTTTAAGAGGTCAGTACAGAGGTTAAATTCTAACATGAATGACCAGTCCCCGGTGGTTGGGATTCAGAGGTGGAAACGATCTATCAAGGCTTGTTTGATGAGGTGTCAAGACACTTTGGTCAACTTGGAGAGGTGGGTGAAGAGGGAGATGAACTCGTGGAGAGGTGTGTTCTCTCGTTTCGAAAAAATGGTTAGCAAAGCCGATCAGAACCTGTGTAGGACATGTAAGATGGAAGAGAAGCATAGGAGGTCTTTCTATGGGGAGAAAAGCGAGAAAGAAAAAGAGGCAGAGGCCAATCAGGAGATTGTTGATccttatgcccccagcccaccatcATCTCCACCCCCACCACCACCTCCACTGCCAGCTCAGTCCTGCCACCCACACCATTGGGTTGTCATTTCTGTTGATATTTTGTCTCCTCCTGAGTTTGATGCCAAAATGTCAGAAGATCCTCGTGAGTTTTTAGTGAACTTGGAGAAGTTTTTTAAGCGTAGCGGGTGGAACGAGAAAGTTTGGCTTTCTCAAGTAGACAAC encodes the following:
- the ARC gene encoding activity-regulated cytoskeleton-associated protein → MAASMALSGIVAPALSVPEQTVALQIGTCSPAEMLDRVRKTQVYILSGVSRQVENELKGFKRSVQRLNSNMNDQSPVVGIQRWKRSIKACLMRCQDTLVNLERWVKREMNSWRGVFSRFEKMVSKADQNLCRTCKMEEKHRRSFYGEKSEKEKEAEANQEIVDPYAPSPPSSPPPPPPPLPAQSCHPHHWVVISVDILSPPEFDAKMSEDPREFLVNLEKFFKRSGWNEKVWLSQVDNHLTGAAKKWWEYRQETVESWHDFKVAFLQYCERIVVREAIKRDLDLPQRRWEPLEQFVWKKRALYHRLYVDANEEEMIRYIISTLHPEIKRFLKSPLPKTMDQLVQMGKEIQFDFEQSEKLTLKAAYSDEQISTKLNVIVTKDPYDSNSNSIITEKAGYIEAC